The Salvia splendens isolate huo1 unplaced genomic scaffold, SspV2 ctg598, whole genome shotgun sequence sequence tatttttattatttgaaattcgtatgtcccgtgcatagcacgggtgataaGGGAGTGGCTTTAGACAAATTTTACATGTTGTTCCTAAAGGAAGTCGACAAAATGTTGTGAATGTTACCATTAACTCTTCATATCTTTGGAGTAATTGTACAGTATTGAGGTTGACTAGAAACATGAGAGTATTGAGTTTCGAATCTTCTGTTGAAGCTTCTAAGTTGAAAGAATTTTCTTCTTGGGGTTGCTTCTATAGGTGATGGAGTTGTTGGTGGTCCGAATGATGGTGAAGTCGTAATTGATCTTTCCTCTGACATTGTACTGTCTAATGCTGGAGATCCTCTTAAAACCTTTGTTGAGAATATATATCCTTCTTATATGGATCCTGAAGAGTTGAGCAATTGTATGCATGATCGTGCTATACTTGCTCCCACACTTGATGTTGACGATGAGGTTAACCAGTTCATGATTTTGATGGATCAATCTCAGGGTCGAGTATATTTGAGCTCTGATAGCATTTCAAATTCAGATTCCACATCGAATAGTTCTTCTGAGATACATTTAGttgaatttttgaataatttgaatTGTTCAAGTACACCTAATCATGAACTGATGTTGAAAGTTGGAACTCCTGTGATGTTGTTAAGAAACATACAT is a genomic window containing:
- the LOC121790722 gene encoding uncharacterized protein LOC121790722 — translated: MRVLSDGVVGGPNDGEVVIDLSSDIVLSNAGDPLKTFVENIYPSYMDPEELSNCMHDRAILAPTLDVDDEVNQFMILMDQSQGRVYLSSDSISNSDSTSNSSSEIHLVEFLNNLNCSSTPNHELMLKVGTPVMLLRNIHHSKGLFNGTRLIITRLGDYALEARVLGA